A single Alcanivorax borkumensis SK2 DNA region contains:
- the metF gene encoding methylenetetrahydrofolate reductase [NAD(P)H] codes for MKRISFEFFPPKTDQGKEKLLATQQKLLVKNPAFFSCTFGAGGSTRDNTRDTVNKLREQHGDTAPHLSCIGQSREEILELVNGYKEAGVQRIVALRGDLPSGMGYAQSEIKYADELVQLIRQETGDHFTLEVAAYPEMHPQARSFEDDIAHFKRKVDAGANSGLTQYFYNADAYGYYMDALQKIDCDAPVYPGIMPILNVANLLRFSNTCGADVPRWLQSKLNDIKDDDAAVKAFGEEVVTRLCERLLAMGAPGLHFYTMNQAGPNLRILDNLGM; via the coding sequence ATGAAACGAATCAGTTTTGAATTCTTTCCGCCAAAAACCGACCAGGGGAAAGAAAAGCTACTGGCGACGCAGCAAAAACTGCTGGTCAAGAACCCCGCGTTTTTTTCCTGCACCTTTGGTGCTGGTGGCTCCACCCGTGACAATACCCGCGACACCGTCAATAAGTTGCGCGAGCAACACGGCGACACCGCACCGCATCTGAGCTGCATCGGTCAGAGCCGCGAAGAAATCTTGGAGCTGGTCAACGGCTACAAAGAAGCCGGCGTGCAACGCATCGTTGCCCTGCGTGGCGACTTACCTTCCGGCATGGGTTACGCCCAGAGCGAGATTAAATACGCCGACGAACTGGTGCAATTGATCCGCCAGGAAACCGGCGATCACTTCACCCTGGAAGTGGCAGCCTACCCGGAAATGCACCCGCAAGCGCGCAGCTTCGAAGATGATATTGCGCACTTCAAACGCAAAGTAGATGCCGGCGCCAACAGCGGCCTAACCCAGTATTTCTACAATGCAGATGCCTACGGCTATTATATGGATGCGTTACAAAAGATTGACTGTGACGCTCCTGTCTACCCCGGCATCATGCCCATTCTCAACGTGGCCAACCTGTTACGCTTTTCCAATACCTGTGGCGCCGATGTGCCACGCTGGCTGCAAAGCAAGCTTAACGACATCAAGGATGATGACGCCGCAGTGAAAGCATTCGGTGAAGAAGTGGTTACCCGTTTATGCGAGCGACTGCTGGCCATGGGCGCACCGGGCTTGCACTTCTACACCATGAACCAAGCCGGCCCCAACCTTCGTATTCTCGACAATCTGGGGATGTGA
- the ahcY gene encoding adenosylhomocysteinase has translation MNAKVGTFTDYKVADISLANYGRSEIHIAETEMPALIAIREKYRAEQPLKGAKIIGCIHMTIQTAVLIETLIALGAEVRWSSCNIFSTQDHAAAAIAAAGVPVFAWKGETEEEYMWCIEQTCRDGNGELWEANMILDDGGDLTGYIHETYPAMLDNIHGITEETTTGVHRLYEMLNKGTLKVPAVNVNDSVTKSKNDNKYGCRHSLNDAIKRGTDHLLSGKKALVIGYGDVGKGSAQSLRQEGMIVKVTEADPICAMQACMDGFEVVSQYKGGINDGSEASINTDLLGNTDLLVTTTGNFNVCDANMLKAIKKGAVVCNIGHFDNEVDTAFMRETWEWEEVKPQVHKVWRNKAEGDFLLLLSEGRLVNLGNATGHPSRIMDGSFANQVLAQMYLFDQGYANHSDAVKEKMLKVEVLPKKLDEEVARYMVEGFGGVITKLSKEQADYIGVDVNGPYKPEHYKY, from the coding sequence ATGAACGCGAAAGTAGGCACCTTTACTGATTATAAAGTCGCGGATATTTCCCTAGCGAATTATGGCCGCTCAGAAATCCATATTGCCGAAACCGAAATGCCGGCACTCATCGCTATTCGTGAAAAATACCGTGCCGAGCAGCCGCTGAAAGGCGCCAAAATTATTGGCTGCATTCACATGACCATTCAGACCGCCGTACTGATCGAAACCCTGATTGCCCTGGGCGCAGAAGTACGCTGGTCCAGCTGTAATATCTTCTCCACCCAGGACCACGCCGCTGCCGCTATCGCTGCTGCCGGTGTTCCCGTGTTTGCCTGGAAAGGCGAAACCGAAGAAGAGTACATGTGGTGCATCGAGCAGACCTGTCGCGACGGCAACGGTGAACTGTGGGAAGCTAACATGATTCTCGATGATGGCGGCGACCTGACCGGCTACATCCACGAAACCTACCCGGCCATGCTCGACAACATTCACGGCATTACCGAAGAAACCACCACCGGTGTACACCGTCTCTACGAGATGCTGAACAAAGGCACATTGAAAGTGCCCGCAGTGAACGTGAATGATTCTGTCACCAAGAGCAAAAACGACAACAAATATGGTTGCCGTCATTCCCTGAACGATGCCATCAAGCGCGGTACCGACCACCTGTTGTCTGGCAAGAAAGCCCTGGTTATCGGTTACGGTGACGTGGGCAAGGGCTCCGCCCAGTCCCTGCGTCAGGAAGGCATGATTGTGAAAGTCACCGAAGCCGATCCAATCTGCGCTATGCAGGCCTGCATGGACGGCTTTGAAGTGGTCAGCCAATACAAAGGTGGCATTAACGATGGCAGCGAAGCCTCCATCAACACCGATCTGCTAGGCAACACGGATCTGCTGGTTACCACCACCGGCAATTTCAATGTGTGCGACGCCAACATGCTCAAGGCGATCAAGAAAGGCGCCGTGGTCTGTAACATCGGTCACTTCGACAACGAAGTGGATACCGCCTTCATGCGCGAAACCTGGGAATGGGAAGAAGTAAAACCCCAAGTCCACAAAGTATGGCGCAATAAAGCTGAAGGCGATTTCCTGCTGCTGCTTTCCGAAGGCCGCCTGGTCAACCTGGGCAACGCCACCGGGCACCCCAGCCGCATCATGGATGGCTCCTTCGCCAACCAGGTACTGGCGCAGATGTATCTGTTCGACCAGGGCTACGCCAACCACTCTGATGCCGTGAAAGAAAAAATGCTCAAGGTAGAAGTGCTGCCCAAAAAGCTGGATGAAGAAGTGGCCCGCTACATGGTGGAAGGCTTTGGTGGTGTGATCACCAAGCTCAGCAAAGAGCAAGCCGACTACATCGGCGTAGACGTGAACGGCCCCTACAAGCCCGAACATTATAAGTACTAA
- a CDS encoding aminoacyl-tRNA deacylase has product MPARALADFLDNNKVSYHCYNHAPAVTASEVAQSAHIPSRNMAKPVIVEADGELVMAVLPANHYLDPNKLRQALNANHVKLANEDHFKGRFPLCEPGGEPPFGNLYGMKVYVDNTLLSEDWLAFNAGTHTEVITMGMGDFLRLSQAQACAFAMLH; this is encoded by the coding sequence ATGCCCGCCCGCGCTCTGGCAGATTTTCTCGACAACAACAAGGTCAGCTACCACTGCTACAACCACGCGCCCGCCGTTACCGCCTCTGAAGTAGCGCAATCCGCTCATATACCCAGCCGAAATATGGCCAAACCGGTGATTGTTGAAGCAGATGGCGAACTGGTTATGGCCGTACTCCCCGCCAATCACTATCTGGACCCTAACAAACTGCGCCAGGCCCTCAACGCCAATCACGTTAAGCTAGCCAACGAAGACCATTTCAAGGGCCGTTTCCCACTTTGCGAACCTGGCGGCGAGCCGCCTTTCGGCAATCTGTACGGCATGAAGGTGTATGTGGACAACACCTTGCTCAGCGAAGACTGGTTGGCCTTCAATGCAGGCACACACACCGAAGTGATAACAATGGGCATGGGCGATTTTCTTCGTCTCAGCCAGGCGCAGGCCTGTGCCTTCGCCATGCTTCATTAG
- the metK gene encoding methionine adenosyltransferase, with protein MSEYSIFTSESVSEGHPDKMADQISDAILDAIIKDDPHARVAVETMVKTGMAVVAGEVRTNTYVELEDIVRQVILDIGYDSSEKGFDGASCAVLNGIGKQSADIAIGVDEAEEKEMGAGDQGLMFGFATDETDTLMPAPVYYSHRLVERQAKLRKNSTLPWLRPDAKSQVTLRYDNGKPVAVDAVVLSTQHSPDIKLADLREAVMEEIIKPVLPEEWLHKDTLYHVNPTGIFVIGGPMGDCGLTGRKIIVDTYGGMARHGGGAFSGKDPSKVDRSAAYAGRYVAKNIVAAGLASKCEIQVSYAIGVAEPTSISVNTFGTGKISDSAIVDLVREHFDLRPRGIIEMLDLRKPIYRPTASYGHFGREGFSWEKTDKTEALKAAL; from the coding sequence ATGAGTGAATATTCCATCTTTACCTCCGAGTCCGTATCCGAAGGCCATCCGGATAAAATGGCTGACCAGATTTCGGATGCCATTCTGGATGCCATCATCAAAGATGACCCCCACGCCCGCGTGGCGGTAGAAACAATGGTAAAAACCGGCATGGCCGTGGTTGCCGGTGAAGTGCGCACCAATACCTATGTGGAATTGGAAGACATCGTTCGCCAAGTGATTCTGGATATCGGTTACGACAGCTCAGAAAAAGGCTTCGATGGCGCCAGCTGTGCCGTGCTCAACGGCATTGGCAAACAGTCCGCCGACATTGCTATCGGTGTAGACGAAGCGGAAGAGAAAGAAATGGGTGCCGGCGACCAAGGCCTGATGTTTGGCTTCGCCACCGACGAAACCGACACCCTGATGCCCGCCCCGGTGTACTACTCCCACCGCTTGGTAGAGCGCCAAGCCAAGCTGCGCAAGAACAGCACCCTGCCTTGGTTACGCCCAGATGCGAAAAGCCAGGTGACCTTGCGTTATGACAACGGCAAGCCGGTAGCTGTGGATGCGGTAGTACTCTCCACCCAGCACTCCCCGGACATCAAGCTCGCGGATCTGCGTGAAGCGGTGATGGAAGAAATCATCAAGCCGGTGCTGCCCGAAGAGTGGCTGCACAAGGACACCCTGTACCACGTGAACCCCACCGGGATTTTCGTGATCGGCGGCCCCATGGGCGACTGCGGCCTCACCGGCCGCAAGATCATCGTCGACACCTACGGCGGCATGGCCCGCCACGGCGGCGGCGCCTTCTCTGGCAAGGACCCGTCCAAGGTGGATCGTTCCGCTGCTTATGCCGGACGTTACGTGGCCAAGAACATTGTCGCCGCGGGCTTGGCCAGCAAGTGCGAGATTCAGGTGAGCTATGCCATTGGTGTGGCCGAGCCCACGTCTATCTCGGTAAATACCTTTGGCACCGGCAAAATTAGCGATAGCGCCATCGTCGACCTGGTACGCGAACACTTTGATCTGCGCCCACGCGGCATTATTGAAATGCTCGACCTACGCAAGCCGATCTATCGCCCCACTGCCAGCTACGGCCACTTCGGCCGCGAAGGCTTCAGTTGGGAAAAAACCGACAAAACCGAAGCGCTTAAAGCAGCACTTTAA
- a CDS encoding metalloregulator ArsR/SmtB family transcription factor, whose protein sequence is MTALAPSPPDVTDRLAAFLKAAGDPLRLQVLQVLGQNSFGVLELCEIMAMKQSGMSHHLKVLTNGGLVEKRREGNSIFYRRRLPQPDNTEGALHGALLEELDNGALDFQVAGRLEQVQSQRAEQSRAFFARHGEAGDDKQELIADYSQYAEQALELLVRACPQGGSALEIGPGDGRFLQELSQRFDTVTGLDNAEAMLARARQQLQAAALNNVQLICGEWPASAATLPAANAVVLNMVLHHLPAPASAIRAAAAQLQAGGTLLITDLCRHDQHWAHEACGDFWLGFDEADLVDWAGRAGLELQESQFLALRNGFQVQVRTFRKS, encoded by the coding sequence ATGACTGCACTGGCCCCCTCTCCACCGGATGTTACCGACCGCCTGGCAGCCTTTCTCAAGGCCGCTGGTGACCCGCTGCGCCTGCAGGTGCTGCAAGTATTGGGACAGAACAGCTTCGGCGTGCTGGAGCTCTGCGAGATCATGGCCATGAAGCAGTCCGGTATGAGCCACCATCTAAAGGTGCTCACCAACGGCGGGCTGGTGGAAAAACGCCGCGAAGGCAATTCCATTTTTTACCGTCGTCGCCTGCCTCAGCCAGATAATACGGAAGGCGCTCTTCACGGCGCCCTGCTTGAAGAGCTGGACAATGGAGCACTGGATTTCCAAGTGGCTGGGCGACTGGAACAGGTGCAAAGCCAACGAGCGGAACAGAGCCGGGCTTTTTTTGCCCGCCACGGGGAAGCCGGGGACGATAAGCAGGAGCTGATTGCCGACTACTCGCAATACGCCGAACAAGCCTTGGAACTATTGGTGCGTGCGTGCCCCCAAGGCGGCTCGGCTCTGGAGATCGGCCCTGGAGACGGGCGCTTTCTGCAGGAGTTGTCACAACGATTTGATACGGTAACCGGGCTGGACAACGCCGAAGCCATGCTGGCCCGAGCCCGCCAGCAACTGCAGGCGGCAGCACTGAACAATGTGCAACTGATCTGCGGCGAATGGCCTGCCAGCGCGGCAACCTTACCTGCGGCAAACGCGGTGGTACTAAACATGGTGCTGCACCATCTGCCCGCCCCGGCCAGCGCGATCCGCGCCGCCGCGGCACAATTGCAGGCCGGCGGCACTCTGCTGATCACCGACCTGTGTCGGCATGATCAGCACTGGGCCCACGAGGCTTGCGGTGATTTTTGGCTCGGCTTTGATGAAGCCGATCTAGTGGATTGGGCCGGCCGCGCCGGTCTTGAGTTGCAGGAAAGCCAGTTTCTGGCCCTGCGCAATGGTTTTCAGGTGCAGGTACGCACCTTCAGGAAGAGTTGA